One Bacteroidia bacterium genomic window carries:
- a CDS encoding SDR family oxidoreductase, with the protein MSEKIALITGASKGFGYALAKSLASKGWKLLITARNSSQLFRVKTELSTYTEVIAVSGDVRDEVHLLELAQLLMDKSWKLDLLVNNASALGPSPMLPLFEHPIEQMHIVLHTNMIAPISLLQKVKDQLQEAAKIINLSSDAAVEAYESWGVYGASKAGLDHMSAILGKENPQYRFYAFDPGDMRTDMHQAAFPQDDISDRPSPEEFALPAILKLIENDLPGGRYTPQLQTEKNYENLSQ; encoded by the coding sequence ATGTCAGAAAAAATTGCCTTAATCACGGGAGCATCCAAAGGATTTGGATATGCCCTCGCAAAATCCCTCGCCAGCAAAGGCTGGAAGTTGCTGATAACTGCCAGAAATTCTTCCCAACTATTCAGGGTAAAAACAGAGCTTTCCACCTATACTGAAGTAATAGCTGTATCCGGTGATGTCAGAGATGAAGTTCACCTTTTAGAGCTGGCCCAATTACTAATGGATAAATCCTGGAAACTCGATCTGTTGGTAAACAATGCCTCTGCCCTGGGCCCAAGTCCAATGCTTCCTCTTTTTGAGCATCCCATTGAGCAAATGCATATCGTCCTACATACCAATATGATTGCTCCCATTTCTCTTTTACAGAAAGTAAAAGATCAATTACAAGAGGCTGCGAAAATCATAAACCTGAGTAGTGATGCTGCTGTCGAGGCCTATGAAAGTTGGGGCGTATATGGAGCAAGTAAAGCCGGCTTGGATCACATGAGCGCTATACTTGGGAAGGAAAATCCCCAATACAGATTCTATGCTTTTGATCCCGGAGATATGCGTACCGATATGCACCAGGCTGCCTTTCCCCAGGATGATATCTCAGATCGACCTTCTCCAGAAGAATTTGCCCTGCCCGCAATATTGAAACTCATAGAAAATGACTTGCCCGGAGGCAGATACACCCCACAATTACAAACAGAAAAGAATTATGAAAACCTTAGTCAATAA
- a CDS encoding S-adenosylmethionine:tRNA ribosyltransferase-isomerase: MKTLVNNIIQFDLPDSLACPLPTERRNIKRDEVRLLVSKDSGELLHDHFHQLDHYLSPGDVLVVNTSATIPAALPLKLSGGIPAKLHLSTRLSERKWLVEIREIQGDKSIRWKEGEQGMIFDLPAGGRIQLQERHYREEHLLDLWKAEIHLDQELETYLAKHGRPIKYTQLNESYPLSYYQTQFSFHPGSVEMPSAGRAFSLELMKRLIRKGIVFAPILLHCGVSSLEEGEKPYSEYMEVNPLSALRINEAKRMGKRIIAVGTTAIRAIESAVNEAGIIEPYRGKTDLYIHESYPIKVTDGLLSGFHEPKASHLHILQALLGFKHIERAYKEAIRSAYHWHQFGDLHLMLK; encoded by the coding sequence ATGAAAACCTTAGTCAATAATATCATTCAATTTGACCTTCCTGATTCTCTTGCCTGTCCCCTGCCTACGGAAAGGCGAAACATAAAAAGAGATGAGGTTCGATTATTGGTCAGTAAAGATTCTGGAGAACTTCTACATGATCATTTTCATCAGCTTGATCATTATTTATCTCCCGGAGATGTTTTGGTCGTCAATACCTCAGCAACTATTCCTGCTGCGCTTCCCCTAAAACTATCCGGAGGAATTCCTGCAAAATTACACCTGAGTACCAGACTATCGGAGAGAAAATGGCTGGTTGAGATTAGAGAAATTCAGGGCGATAAAAGTATACGTTGGAAAGAGGGCGAGCAAGGGATGATTTTTGATTTGCCAGCAGGAGGAAGGATCCAATTGCAAGAGCGGCATTATAGAGAAGAACATTTGCTTGATCTTTGGAAGGCAGAAATCCATCTGGATCAGGAGCTGGAAACTTACTTGGCTAAGCATGGACGTCCAATCAAATATACCCAGCTAAATGAGTCCTATCCCCTCTCCTATTATCAGACTCAATTTTCCTTTCATCCCGGCAGTGTTGAAATGCCTTCAGCCGGAAGGGCCTTTAGTTTAGAATTGATGAAAAGATTAATCAGGAAGGGAATTGTATTCGCGCCTATCCTTTTGCACTGCGGGGTCTCCAGCCTGGAAGAAGGAGAAAAACCCTATAGCGAATACATGGAGGTAAATCCCCTTTCTGCCTTGCGTATCAATGAGGCAAAACGAATGGGAAAAAGAATAATTGCAGTCGGAACAACCGCCATAAGAGCTATAGAAAGTGCTGTAAATGAAGCGGGGATCATAGAGCCTTACAGAGGGAAGACCGACTTATATATCCATGAAAGTTACCCCATAAAAGTGACGGATGGATTATTGAGTGGCTTTCATGAGCCTAAAGCCTCTCATTTACATATTCTACAGGCTTTACTGGGTTTCAAGCATATAGAAAGAGCCTATAAAGAGGCGATTCGTTCGGCTTATCACTGGCATCAGTTTGGAGATTTGCATTTGATGTTGAAATAG
- a CDS encoding helix-turn-helix domain-containing protein: protein MLLNYILTLGGIQGLILSFIVYFKKPGFLANKFLAFFIFILGLGCLFDNNLHPLSLDLFIWVWAGNSLLLSPLLYLYISFSLNPRPVNPGILGHFLCFFLIKGLVIFVHVQNVYQDDTFIFLGTFLNYFLILYNLIYIGLSVKLLAADQRKRANQKLLALIKSLLGIFAAYNVLFFIRRIMSQFYLLEWSFLENYLYLGAAILIYLISVKIIYQPDFLYQKEKYAKSSLSKQDIEKYGLKIKDYFENQRIFVDPEFNLNRLSKDLALEKHKVSQILGDYFDASFYDLLNQYRIEEVCRQLLSSRHKNYSILGIAFDCGYQSKSSFNTAFKKIKGVTPSAFIRQQKNPH from the coding sequence ATGCTTCTGAATTATATCTTGACGCTAGGAGGTATACAAGGCCTGATCCTGTCCTTTATTGTTTATTTTAAAAAGCCCGGCTTTCTGGCCAATAAGTTTTTAGCCTTTTTCATTTTTATTCTGGGCTTAGGCTGCCTCTTTGATAATAATTTACACCCCCTCTCTCTCGACCTGTTTATATGGGTTTGGGCAGGAAATTCCCTCCTGCTTTCCCCCCTACTCTATTTATACATTAGCTTTTCTCTAAACCCCAGGCCTGTAAACCCAGGAATTCTAGGCCATTTCTTATGCTTCTTCTTGATCAAAGGATTGGTGATTTTTGTCCATGTTCAAAACGTCTATCAAGATGACACATTCATTTTCTTAGGTACTTTCCTGAATTACTTTCTGATCCTGTATAACCTGATCTACATAGGATTGAGTGTTAAATTATTAGCTGCTGATCAGAGGAAAAGGGCAAACCAAAAACTGCTCGCCTTAATCAAATCTCTCCTAGGGATATTTGCCGCTTATAACGTCCTCTTCTTCATTCGGAGGATCATGAGTCAGTTTTATTTATTGGAATGGAGTTTTCTTGAAAACTACCTCTACCTGGGGGCAGCAATTCTTATCTACCTGATAAGTGTCAAAATCATTTATCAGCCAGATTTCCTGTACCAAAAAGAAAAGTATGCGAAATCTTCCCTCAGCAAGCAGGATATTGAAAAGTACGGTCTGAAGATTAAAGATTACTTTGAGAACCAGCGGATTTTTGTTGATCCGGAATTTAATCTGAATCGCCTGTCAAAGGATTTAGCCCTGGAAAAGCATAAGGTATCTCAAATTTTGGGAGATTATTTCGATGCGAGTTTTTATGATCTTTTAAATCAGTACCGAATTGAAGAAGTTTGCAGGCAGTTACTTTCTTCCAGGCATAAGAATTACAGTATCCTGGGAATAGCTTTTGATTGCGGATACCAATCCAAATCTTCCTTTAATACAGCCTTCAAAAAGATCAAAGGAGTAACCCCCTCGGCTTTCATCCGCCAACAAAAAAATCCCCATTAA
- a CDS encoding type II CAAX endopeptidase family protein codes for MKALIKKHPIASFLLINYLISWPTLYISYQIILAEESITPMALIGFIGAYGPSIAAIWVQYIIDKTQLKVLLGKLLRFKAKPKVYLYVIFLPILLYCLAYAASVLYQGEMLGLDVWAGLTSIPLWFLAALPFGPMGEELGWRGFMLPKLLEKHSILKSTLYVGLAWGVWHLASFTFPGAAIPSFLSVNVWTIGLYMLNTISLSILFTYIHFVSKASVFLAILLHAFFNAASNIALEFFLESSDTLTLTIAYILNMVLAAGLGLILLNGWKKKNGKLPISEK; via the coding sequence ATGAAAGCCCTGATTAAAAAGCATCCGATTGCCTCCTTTCTATTGATCAACTACTTGATCTCCTGGCCAACGCTATATATTAGTTACCAGATTATTCTGGCCGAAGAGTCTATTACTCCTATGGCTTTGATTGGTTTCATAGGAGCTTATGGTCCAAGTATCGCGGCTATTTGGGTACAGTATATAATCGACAAAACGCAGCTAAAGGTATTGCTTGGAAAACTCCTAAGATTTAAGGCAAAGCCGAAGGTTTATCTATATGTCATTTTTCTACCCATCCTCCTTTATTGTCTGGCTTATGCCGCTAGTGTATTGTATCAGGGAGAAATGCTGGGACTTGATGTATGGGCGGGCCTGACTTCCATTCCTCTTTGGTTTTTGGCTGCCTTGCCTTTTGGGCCTATGGGAGAAGAATTGGGTTGGCGAGGCTTTATGTTGCCAAAGCTCCTGGAAAAGCATTCCATTCTGAAAAGCACCCTATATGTTGGCTTGGCCTGGGGAGTATGGCATCTGGCTTCTTTTACTTTCCCCGGAGCAGCTATCCCCTCTTTTCTGTCGGTAAATGTATGGACAATTGGCTTGTATATGCTGAATACCATATCGCTGAGTATCCTTTTTACCTACATCCATTTTGTGTCAAAGGCTAGCGTCTTTTTGGCCATCTTGCTCCACGCCTTTTTTAATGCTGCTTCAAACATCGCCTTAGAATTTTTCCTGGAATCTTCGGATACCTTAACCCTTACGATTGCCTATATCTTAAATATGGTTCTGGCAGCAGGGCTAGGATTGATATTGCTAAATGGATGGAAAAAGAAAAACGGCAAACTACCCATATCCGAAAAATAG
- a CDS encoding LuxR C-terminal-related transcriptional regulator — protein MRDKEYFSHLYEIASHLNQEYSLQAALRKALHKTVSLLNLETGWIWLIQKDNKSVYLAASYNLPPALSNYPERLSGWCSCIEKYLSNTVSEAENISEITCTRLKDIKSETRDLKFHATVPIFIQGEKAGILNLLSKESQKLSEEQLSMLNTISELIGIAIQRTRLQDLYSSHLPENNHSIREILGRVLTPRLDELSSNLLKFKSELPESERINASLELLEEIAEQIALIRQGLHKEQKKQEKAIQFQYPSSPLTSRELEVLQLVRKGHTNKQIAEHLYITERTIKFHLSSILSKLQAETRTEAVDTALRRGLLSL, from the coding sequence ATGAGAGATAAAGAATATTTTTCCCATTTGTATGAGATAGCGAGCCATCTGAACCAGGAGTATTCTTTGCAAGCTGCCCTGAGGAAAGCCTTGCATAAAACGGTGAGCTTACTGAATCTGGAGACAGGATGGATATGGTTGATCCAGAAGGATAATAAATCTGTGTATCTGGCTGCATCCTATAATTTGCCTCCTGCCCTCTCCAATTATCCAGAGAGGCTTTCCGGCTGGTGCAGTTGCATTGAAAAATATTTATCCAATACAGTTTCTGAAGCCGAAAATATTAGCGAAATCACCTGTACTCGCCTCAAAGACATCAAATCGGAAACCCGTGATCTGAAATTTCATGCGACCGTTCCCATTTTTATACAGGGAGAAAAAGCTGGTATCCTAAACCTCCTGAGTAAGGAAAGCCAAAAATTGAGCGAGGAACAGCTATCGATGTTAAACACGATTAGTGAACTCATAGGGATTGCCATTCAAAGGACTCGTCTGCAAGATTTGTATAGCAGCCATTTACCCGAAAACAATCATTCGATCCGCGAAATTCTGGGGCGCGTTCTGACACCCAGATTAGATGAACTCTCATCAAATTTGCTGAAGTTTAAATCCGAACTTCCAGAATCAGAAAGAATCAATGCTTCTCTTGAATTGCTGGAAGAGATCGCCGAACAAATAGCACTGATCCGTCAAGGACTTCATAAGGAGCAGAAAAAGCAGGAAAAAGCTATCCAATTTCAGTATCCCTCTTCACCCCTAACTAGCAGGGAACTGGAAGTTTTGCAATTGGTCCGCAAGGGACATACGAACAAACAGATCGCAGAACATCTGTATATCACAGAGCGGACGATCAAATTTCACCTCTCCTCTATTCTTTCAAAATTACAGGCAGAGACTCGAACCGAGGCGGTAGATACGGCCCTTAGGCGAGGCCTCCTCAGTCTGTAG